One part of the candidate division KSB1 bacterium genome encodes these proteins:
- the nuoF gene encoding NADH-quinone oxidoreductase subunit NuoF, producing MPDLKILLNYEKNGKSHTLESYLKRGGYQTVTKKLGQYKPEQVVDEVKKSGIRGRGGAGFPAGIKWSFLPKGTDKPIYLICNGDEGEPGTFKDRVILEENPHQLIEGIIISAYAIQAKHAYIYIRGEYGFALRRVQQAVKEAYEAGYLGQKIKGTDYVCEITVHKGAGAYVVGDETGLMNSIEGKKGQTRNKPPFPAIEGLYGCPTIINNVETLASIPYIVEHGGDHYKSIGTDKSSGTKLLSVSGHVRKPGVYEVVMGYPFMEFLNKECGGVLGGKKLKAVIPGGSSTPVLRPENCENMTIDYESIAAAGSSLGSGAVIVIAEGTCMVKLLEVLTHFYYHESCGQCTPCREGTGWLYKIVKRIEAGQGRMEDIDLLTSITKHIAFHTICPLGDAACGPVDSFVKRFREEFEEHVKKAKCPFGGKFERFQQVIG from the coding sequence ATGCCAGATTTGAAAATCCTTCTTAATTATGAGAAGAACGGAAAGAGCCATACTTTAGAAAGCTATCTCAAACGGGGCGGCTACCAGACCGTCACCAAAAAATTGGGCCAATACAAACCCGAACAGGTTGTTGACGAAGTCAAAAAAAGCGGCATTCGGGGACGAGGCGGCGCTGGCTTCCCTGCGGGCATCAAATGGTCGTTCCTGCCGAAAGGGACAGACAAGCCGATCTATTTGATCTGCAATGGTGACGAGGGCGAGCCTGGCACGTTCAAAGATCGGGTAATCCTCGAAGAGAACCCGCATCAGCTTATCGAGGGAATTATCATCAGTGCCTATGCCATTCAGGCCAAACATGCCTATATCTACATTCGTGGCGAATATGGTTTTGCGCTGCGCCGAGTGCAGCAAGCCGTTAAAGAAGCTTACGAAGCAGGCTATCTGGGCCAGAAAATCAAAGGCACGGATTACGTTTGCGAGATCACGGTTCACAAAGGTGCTGGTGCTTACGTAGTCGGCGATGAGACGGGTTTGATGAACTCCATCGAGGGCAAGAAGGGCCAGACCCGAAATAAGCCGCCGTTCCCTGCCATCGAGGGCCTCTATGGCTGTCCCACGATCATCAATAACGTCGAAACCCTGGCTTCGATACCTTACATTGTGGAGCACGGTGGCGATCATTACAAATCGATTGGAACGGATAAATCCTCTGGCACCAAGCTGCTTTCGGTGAGTGGCCATGTGCGCAAGCCAGGCGTTTACGAGGTCGTCATGGGCTATCCGTTCATGGAGTTTCTCAACAAAGAATGCGGCGGCGTTTTAGGCGGCAAAAAGCTCAAGGCCGTCATTCCAGGTGGCTCTTCCACTCCCGTGCTGCGACCTGAAAATTGTGAAAATATGACCATTGATTATGAATCTATTGCTGCAGCAGGTTCCAGCCTGGGTTCTGGGGCAGTCATTGTGATTGCCGAAGGCACCTGCATGGTCAAATTATTGGAGGTGCTGACGCATTTTTATTACCATGAATCCTGCGGACAGTGCACCCCTTGTCGGGAAGGAACTGGCTGGTTGTACAAAATCGTAAAACGAATTGAGGCAGGCCAGGGTAGAATGGAGGATATCGATCTATTGACCAGCATCACCAAGCACATTGCATTTCACACCATCTGCCCGCTGGGTGATGCGGCCTGCGGACCAGTGGATAGCTTTGTTAAGCGGTTCCGAGAGGAATTTGAGGAACATGTGAAAAAAGCGAAATGCCCGTTTGGCGGGAAATTTGAACGATTCCAACAGGTAATTGGGTAA